In a genomic window of Dehalococcoidales bacterium:
- a CDS encoding regulatory protein RecX, translated as MVLITGLEMNTKKNRARLYIDGAYVFSISVEVALKKKLRIGMEISENQIETLREDDEICRCKESAFRLLDFRARSEKELRDRLARKGFGLEVIGKTMEGLKASGLIDDVEFGRQWAESRQNFRPQSAFLTRRELKDKGLSEEAIAQAVENYDDYENALSAARPRAMKYTGIEYPIFQRRIGSFLQRRGFGYGVIKPIINKLWKEVIQYQNSGENLQ; from the coding sequence ATGGTATTAATCACCGGTCTGGAAATGAATACAAAAAAGAACAGGGCGCGGTTATATATCGACGGGGCTTATGTGTTCAGTATTTCTGTTGAAGTAGCCCTCAAAAAGAAGCTCAGGATCGGAATGGAAATAAGCGAAAACCAGATAGAAACACTAAGAGAAGATGATGAAATCTGCCGTTGTAAAGAATCAGCCTTTAGGCTTTTGGATTTCAGGGCGAGAAGCGAAAAAGAACTCAGGGATCGCCTTGCCCGAAAAGGATTTGGGTTAGAGGTTATAGGAAAGACGATGGAAGGTTTAAAAGCCTCCGGATTGATAGATGATGTTGAATTTGGGCGACAATGGGCAGAGAGCCGGCAAAATTTTAGGCCGCAGAGCGCTTTTCTCACCCGTCGTGAGTTAAAAGACAAGGGCTTAAGCGAAGAAGCAATTGCGCAGGCAGTTGAAAATTATGATGATTATGAAAATGCTCTGTCGGCAGCGCGGCCAAGGGCAATGAAATATACCGGGATCGAGTACCCCATATTCCAGCGCCGCATTGGCAGCTTTCTTCAGCGTCGGGGTTTTGGTTATGGGGTTATTAAACCGATTATTAACAAGCTGTGGAAAGAAGTAATACAGTATCAAAATAGCGGGGAGAACCTGCAATAA
- the rny gene encoding ribonuclease Y — MDTVLVIVFSFIIGVVFGAMAMFLTKGMMAARQATLAKKEAAQIIAEAKAEAKEYLREAKKEADREKTLTEGEIRERRSEIQRQENRLAQKEATLERKLEEAERREQSLEDKNRQSEEIKTEIEKIKQDQLTHLEQVSQMSSAEAKAELFDRMEREMQAETARRLHQWETKIKLEADEKARNILSQVIQRSAAEVVSETTATAVPLPNDDMKGRLIGREGRNIKALEQATGVDLIIDDTPGAVTLSSFDPVRREIARQAVEKLIMDGRIHPARIEEVVNKAKEDVEASILQAGEQATLHVGVQGLHIELIKLLGRLKYRTSYGQNVLAHSIEVAQLSGLIAAELGVKVHTAKKAGLLHDIGKAVDREIEGSHAQIGADLVKQWDRNQDVIKGVAEHHLEAGDTSIWGFIVSAADAISSARPGARRESLESYLKRLTALEDIAGSFKGVEKSYAIQAGREVRILVKPEEVDDLSAMRMARDIVKKIEETLEYPGQIRITVIRETRAVDIAK, encoded by the coding sequence ATGGATACGGTTCTAGTCATAGTATTCAGTTTTATCATTGGCGTTGTATTTGGCGCTATGGCTATGTTTCTTACCAAGGGTATGATGGCGGCTCGTCAGGCTACATTAGCCAAAAAGGAGGCAGCCCAGATTATTGCTGAGGCGAAAGCGGAAGCCAAGGAATATCTGCGCGAGGCCAAAAAGGAAGCAGATAGAGAAAAGACCTTAACGGAAGGTGAAATTCGGGAAAGACGCAGTGAAATTCAACGGCAGGAAAATCGTCTTGCGCAGAAGGAAGCCACACTTGAACGCAAGCTTGAGGAAGCAGAGCGGAGAGAGCAAAGCCTGGAGGACAAGAATCGTCAGTCAGAGGAAATAAAGACAGAAATAGAAAAAATAAAGCAGGATCAGTTGACACATCTGGAACAGGTCTCCCAAATGTCATCGGCCGAGGCTAAAGCCGAGTTGTTTGATCGAATGGAAAGGGAAATGCAAGCCGAGACTGCCCGGCGTTTACACCAGTGGGAGACCAAGATAAAGCTGGAAGCAGATGAAAAAGCGCGTAATATACTTTCCCAGGTGATTCAGCGCTCGGCAGCGGAGGTTGTTAGCGAGACTACTGCAACCGCGGTTCCGTTGCCTAATGATGATATGAAGGGAAGGCTTATTGGCAGGGAAGGCCGCAATATCAAGGCGCTGGAACAAGCAACCGGTGTTGATCTTATCATTGATGATACGCCTGGCGCAGTCACTCTTTCTTCTTTTGACCCGGTGAGGCGTGAAATCGCCCGCCAGGCGGTTGAAAAACTCATAATGGATGGCAGAATTCACCCGGCACGCATCGAAGAAGTGGTTAATAAAGCAAAAGAAGATGTTGAAGCCTCAATTCTGCAGGCTGGCGAGCAGGCAACCCTGCATGTAGGTGTTCAGGGGCTGCATATTGAGTTGATAAAGCTTCTTGGCAGGTTGAAATATCGAACCAGCTATGGCCAGAATGTACTCGCCCATAGTATTGAAGTAGCTCAGCTTTCCGGATTGATAGCAGCCGAGCTTGGAGTAAAGGTTCATACTGCCAAAAAAGCAGGGCTACTGCATGATATCGGCAAAGCGGTTGACCGGGAAATTGAGGGTTCGCACGCACAAATTGGCGCAGATCTGGTTAAACAATGGGATCGCAACCAGGATGTAATCAAAGGGGTCGCCGAACACCATCTTGAAGCTGGGGATACCAGTATCTGGGGTTTTATAGTATCGGCGGCGGATGCGATTTCCAGTGCAAGACCAGGAGCCCGGCGTGAGTCCCTGGAATCCTATCTCAAGCGATTGACAGCGCTGGAAGACATTGCCGGCAGCTTCAAGGGGGTTGAGAAATCCTATGCCATACAAGCTGGTCGGGAAGTGCGTATTCTGGTTAAGCCTGAAGAAGTTGATGATCTGTCGGCCATGCGTATGGCGAGAGACATTGTTAAGAAAATAGAAGAGACTCTTGAGTATCCTGGTCAGATAAGGATCACAGTAATTCGTGAGACTCGTGCTGTGGATATTGCCAAATAG
- a CDS encoding TIGR00282 family metallophosphoesterase: MKILVIGDVIGKPGRQALQQLLPGLRNELNLDLVIANAENLAGGIGVTPETARELLQTGVDVLTSGNHIWAHKDIIPEIDSLPLVRPLNYPPGVPGKGYIIERNVMIVNLIGRVFIGNFDCPFRAMDTLLSSVEPLPKVIIVDFHAEATAEKIALGRYLDGRVSAVLGTHTHVGTIDHQVLPGGTAFVSDIGMTGPVESIIGDEIDAVLKRVLTMMPGRLSAAKGPVKFTAMLLDIDQENGKAISIERITKDVG; the protein is encoded by the coding sequence ATGAAAATACTGGTTATTGGAGATGTTATCGGAAAACCCGGGCGGCAGGCTTTACAACAGTTGCTGCCAGGGTTGAGAAACGAATTAAATCTGGATTTGGTTATTGCGAATGCGGAGAATCTGGCCGGAGGCATCGGAGTTACCCCAGAAACCGCCCGTGAGCTGCTCCAGACTGGTGTTGACGTGCTTACTTCGGGTAACCACATCTGGGCGCACAAGGATATAATTCCCGAGATAGATTCATTACCGCTGGTGCGCCCATTGAACTATCCGCCTGGTGTTCCTGGTAAAGGTTACATAATTGAGCGCAACGTTATGATAGTTAACTTGATAGGGCGAGTATTCATTGGCAATTTTGATTGTCCTTTCCGTGCTATGGATACACTGCTTTCAAGTGTCGAGCCGCTTCCAAAGGTTATCATTGTAGATTTCCATGCAGAAGCAACTGCGGAAAAAATTGCGCTGGGCAGATATCTGGATGGCAGAGTAAGCGCTGTGCTGGGAACTCATACTCATGTAGGCACTATCGACCACCAGGTGCTCCCTGGGGGGACGGCATTTGTAAGTGATATCGGCATGACGGGACCGGTTGAATCCATCATTGGAGATGAAATCGATGCCGTGCTGAAAAGGGTGCTTACTATGATGCCAGGCAGGCTTTCCGCCGCTAAAGGTCCAGTAAAGTTTACTGCTATGCTGCTCGATATCGATCAAGAAAATGGAAAGGCAATTTCGATTGAACGCATTACAAAGGATGTCGGTTAA
- a CDS encoding PHP domain-containing protein, which translates to MSIDLHLHTTASDGRIDPADLVDLGAERGLSVMAITDHDTVDGIDSALNQAAKHSGLKVIPGIELSTHAPGSELHLLGYFIDHRSPELLSVCRSMRSDRAERAQAMVDKLNKLGIPVTWERVCQLAGDSNIGRPHIARALLEGGYISSFEEAFDLYLAQGKPAYAERFKITPAEAVQLVTRCGGLPVMAHPLTVDNYISIITELTAAGLVGIEVHYKDYNGEERRRLLEIASKLNLIATGGSDYHGIDDTVEVLPGKAGVPRGVAAELYRKARQKGIAV; encoded by the coding sequence TTGAGCATAGATCTGCATCTTCATACCACTGCATCCGATGGTCGTATAGATCCGGCAGATCTAGTTGATCTTGGAGCTGAAAGAGGGCTATCAGTGATGGCTATTACCGACCACGATACTGTTGATGGCATCGATTCCGCCCTTAACCAGGCTGCCAAACATTCTGGTTTAAAGGTTATCCCTGGCATCGAGTTGAGCACCCATGCCCCTGGAAGCGAACTGCATCTTCTCGGTTATTTCATTGACCATCGCAGTCCTGAATTGCTTTCTGTTTGTCGCAGTATGCGTTCAGATCGGGCCGAGCGCGCACAGGCAATGGTTGACAAATTAAACAAACTGGGCATTCCGGTGACGTGGGAAAGGGTTTGCCAACTAGCAGGGGATTCCAATATAGGCCGTCCTCATATTGCCAGAGCGCTTTTGGAAGGTGGTTATATTAGCAGTTTTGAAGAAGCTTTTGATCTTTATCTGGCTCAGGGGAAGCCGGCATATGCAGAGCGTTTTAAAATCACTCCTGCAGAAGCTGTCCAGCTGGTTACCAGGTGCGGAGGGCTGCCGGTGATGGCTCACCCGCTTACCGTTGATAATTATATTTCGATAATAACTGAGTTAACTGCAGCCGGGCTTGTTGGAATCGAGGTACATTACAAGGATTATAATGGCGAAGAACGGCGTAGGCTTCTCGAAATTGCGTCAAAATTAAACCTGATTGCTACTGGTGGAAGTGATTATCATGGAATAGATGATACCGTTGAGGTTCTTCCGGGTAAAGCAGGAGTGCCCAGGGGTGTGGCAGCCGAATTGTATCGAAAGGCCAGACAAAAAGGGATTGCGGTATAA
- a CDS encoding glycerol-3-phosphate acyltransferase, with the protein MLSWQFVLLGLFAYLLGSVPAAYIAARLSKGIDLRETGSGNVGTSNVARMTSKILAVPVFMFDIGKGYLVVWLASIAGMELFYQIVIGLLAVIGHNWPVFLGFKGGRGIATSLGMVLAVSPWLGVIMIVLAFSLFPFKHLALGVLIALTALPLLAWFVASPLGISDRTGAFFGFLLLFIIVVIRRLTPPRSEISLHTPIGELLVNRLLFDRDIRSREAWVNRNS; encoded by the coding sequence ATGTTAAGCTGGCAGTTTGTGCTGTTAGGCTTGTTTGCCTATCTGCTCGGCTCAGTTCCGGCAGCATATATAGCTGCGCGTTTGAGCAAGGGTATTGATTTGAGGGAAACCGGCAGCGGGAATGTTGGAACCTCTAATGTTGCCAGAATGACTTCAAAGATACTTGCTGTGCCAGTATTTATGTTTGATATAGGTAAAGGTTATCTGGTGGTTTGGCTGGCAAGTATCGCCGGAATGGAACTTTTTTACCAGATTGTTATCGGATTATTGGCAGTGATAGGCCACAATTGGCCAGTGTTTCTTGGTTTTAAGGGAGGGCGAGGAATTGCTACCAGTCTTGGAATGGTTTTGGCGGTATCTCCCTGGCTTGGGGTAATAATGATTGTCTTGGCTTTTAGCTTATTCCCATTTAAACATCTTGCTCTGGGAGTATTGATTGCATTAACCGCTCTTCCGCTCCTGGCCTGGTTTGTCGCTTCTCCGCTGGGAATAAGCGATAGAACTGGAGCCTTCTTCGGATTCCTGTTACTTTTTATAATTGTTGTTATCAGAAGATTAACTCCGCCCAGATCTGAGATTAGTCTTCACACGCCAATTGGAGAATTACTGGTAAATCGGCTGCTGTTCGACCGAGATATACGCAGTCGGGAAGCCTGGGTAAATCGCAACAGCTAA